The Metamycoplasma gateae genome window below encodes:
- a CDS encoding type I restriction endonuclease subunit R has product MEKQALAFNDTSTVIAEFFSEKAKTSTYFESEASLEEQLIKKLVSQGYEYLKIKDKDSLMQNLRVQIEKLNNFQFSDNEWNRFIHSYLLNKNNTLEDYSDIVQNNYIYTLELDDNKGNKNIKIIDKKNIHNNSLQVINQYSITSEKNVSNRYDVSILVNGLPLVHIELKRRGIDLREAFNQIERYKNETMFENDNLFLFTQIFVISNGTYTKYYSNTTRESSIKARYNANSKNKKTSNSFKFTIHWSDSKNNRINDLLDFTQTFFSRHTILNILTKYCVLTVDKVLLILRPYQIVATEKIINRINVSLSSPEKLGTTSSGGFIWHTTGSGKTLTSFKTSMLAKDIEGVDKVFFIVDRKDLDYQTMKEYERYSKGCVVSNTNSYKLKENIENDEQKIIITTIQKLNVFIKNNKKTGHPIFNKNVVLIFDECHRSQFGVFQENISKKSFKKYMLFGFTGTPIFPQNSLDKYDAHNKKTTKEVFGDCLHTYTIEKAVKDGNVLPFRIEYINTIKAKQEIEDKEVPGILKLEVLENKQRISKIVKWILLNYDRLTKRNKDYIKIIKTTNISELSIIKNNGQKKEIRQESVINGFNSILACSSINAAKIYYEEFKKQQQNLPEEQKLKIGLIYSFAPNEQTIENYSGLLDDENNESVDELDQSSKDFLEYAISDYNKMFNVNYSTSSDNFNNFYKDFSLRLKNRELDIAIVVNMFLTGFDSTTLNTLWLDKRLIYHGLLQAMSRTNRILNEVKSNGNIVCFSTNEASVNKTIELFTDENNLYSLMICKTFFEYYNGFLDEKGRKKDGYIHFVTRLKEKFPNHELDKFKNEKDEEEFIKIFSEILRFRNLLLQFEEFENDQSLTQFELQNYQSTYLELENKYKNKKRQQSESILNDLVFEIELIKSVDINITYILDIIAKSLVNTTKIIKDKFQTAIKSSPNLRSKKELIELFLSKINSKIDDNEKVNIYEYWTEFNIQQKQEYLNKIVDNLNLDKEKTYKFMEQQFKNGYFNDIGTNIADLMKSKITLFGNQRKDSITVIINELKDYFYKFIN; this is encoded by the coding sequence ATGGAAAAACAAGCATTAGCATTTAATGATACTTCAACAGTTATTGCTGAATTTTTCAGTGAAAAAGCAAAAACTTCTACTTATTTTGAATCAGAAGCATCGCTAGAGGAACAATTAATTAAGAAATTAGTTTCTCAAGGATATGAATATTTGAAAATTAAAGATAAAGATTCATTAATGCAAAATCTAAGGGTACAAATTGAAAAATTAAATAACTTTCAATTTAGTGACAACGAATGGAATCGTTTTATTCATTCATATCTTTTGAATAAAAATAATACTCTAGAAGATTATTCTGATATTGTTCAAAATAACTATATTTATACTCTTGAATTAGATGATAATAAAGGTAATAAAAATATAAAAATAATTGATAAAAAAAATATACATAATAATAGCTTGCAAGTGATTAATCAATATTCAATCACAAGTGAAAAAAACGTTTCAAATAGATACGATGTCTCAATTTTAGTAAATGGTCTTCCACTTGTTCATATTGAATTAAAACGGCGTGGAATTGATTTAAGAGAGGCTTTTAATCAAATTGAACGATATAAAAATGAAACAATGTTTGAAAATGACAATTTATTCTTATTTACTCAAATATTCGTTATTTCAAACGGAACTTATACAAAGTATTATTCTAATACTACTCGTGAGTCATCAATTAAAGCAAGATACAATGCAAATTCTAAGAATAAAAAGACTTCAAATTCGTTTAAATTTACAATTCATTGATCTGATTCAAAAAATAATAGAATTAATGATTTATTAGATTTCACACAAACATTTTTCTCGAGACACACAATTTTAAACATTTTAACTAAATACTGCGTTTTAACTGTTGATAAAGTTTTATTAATTTTAAGACCATACCAAATTGTTGCAACCGAAAAAATAATTAATAGAATCAATGTTTCTCTATCTTCTCCGGAAAAATTAGGAACAACATCTTCGGGTGGATTTATTTGACATACAACCGGTTCTGGTAAAACGCTTACATCGTTTAAAACTTCAATGCTTGCAAAAGATATTGAAGGTGTTGATAAAGTCTTTTTTATCGTTGATAGAAAAGATTTGGATTATCAAACAATGAAAGAATATGAAAGATATAGCAAGGGTTGTGTTGTTTCTAATACTAATTCATATAAGTTAAAAGAAAATATTGAAAACGACGAACAAAAAATAATTATTACAACAATTCAAAAACTTAATGTTTTTATTAAAAATAATAAAAAAACAGGACACCCTATTTTTAATAAGAATGTAGTTTTAATTTTTGATGAATGTCACCGTTCTCAATTTGGTGTTTTTCAAGAAAACATAAGTAAAAAATCATTCAAAAAATATATGCTTTTTGGGTTTACAGGAACACCAATTTTTCCTCAAAATAGTTTGGATAAATATGATGCTCATAATAAAAAAACAACTAAAGAAGTATTTGGTGATTGTTTGCACACATATACAATTGAAAAAGCTGTTAAGGATGGTAATGTTTTACCATTTAGAATTGAATATATTAATACAATAAAAGCAAAACAAGAAATAGAAGATAAAGAAGTACCAGGAATCTTAAAATTAGAAGTTTTGGAAAATAAACAAAGAATTTCTAAAATAGTAAAATGAATTTTATTAAATTATGACCGTTTAACAAAAAGAAATAAAGATTATATAAAAATTATTAAAACAACTAATATTTCTGAATTATCTATAATCAAAAACAATGGGCAAAAGAAAGAAATAAGACAAGAATCGGTAATTAATGGTTTTAATTCAATCCTTGCTTGTTCTTCTATTAATGCAGCTAAAATTTATTACGAAGAATTTAAAAAACAACAACAAAATCTTCCTGAAGAGCAAAAATTAAAAATTGGATTGATATATAGTTTTGCTCCAAACGAACAAACTATTGAAAATTATAGTGGATTATTAGATGATGAAAATAATGAAAGTGTAGATGAATTAGACCAAAGTTCAAAAGATTTTCTTGAATATGCAATATCAGATTATAACAAAATGTTTAATGTAAATTATTCAACAAGTAGCGACAACTTCAATAATTTTTATAAAGATTTTAGTCTTCGTTTAAAAAATAGAGAATTAGATATAGCAATAGTTGTAAATATGTTTTTAACTGGTTTCGATTCAACTACATTAAATACATTATGACTAGATAAAAGATTAATTTATCATGGTTTATTACAAGCTATGTCTAGAACGAATAGAATTCTAAATGAAGTAAAGTCAAATGGAAATATAGTTTGTTTTTCAACCAATGAAGCTTCTGTTAATAAAACTATCGAATTATTTACCGATGAAAATAACTTGTATTCTTTAATGATATGTAAAACATTCTTTGAATATTACAATGGTTTTTTGGATGAAAAAGGAAGAAAAAAAGATGGTTATATCCACTTTGTTACAAGGTTGAAAGAAAAGTTTCCTAACCACGAACTTGATAAATTCAAAAACGAAAAAGACGAAGAGGAATTTATTAAGATTTTTAGTGAAATACTACGTTTTAGAAATTTATTATTACAATTTGAAGAATTTGAAAATGATCAATCATTAACACAATTTGAACTACAAAATTATCAAAGTACTTATCTAGAATTAGAAAATAAATATAAAAACAAGAAAAGACAACAAAGTGAAAGCATTTTAAATGATTTAGTTTTTGAAATTGAATTAATAAAATCAGTAGATATAAACATTACATACATTTTGGATATAATTGCAAAATCATTAGTCAATACAACTAAAATAATAAAAGATAAATTTCAAACTGCCATTAAATCAAGTCCTAACCTTAGATCAAAAAAGGAATTAATTGAGCTATTTTTAAGTAAGATTAATTCAAAAATTGATGATAATGAAAAAGTTAATATTTATGAATACTGAACAGAATTTAATATTCAACAAAAACAAGAATATTTAAACAAAATTGTTGATAATCTAAATTTAGATAAAGAAAAAACATATAAATTTATGGAACAACAATTTAAGAATGGTTATTTTAATGATATAGGTACAAATATTGCTGATTTAATGAAATCAAAAATAACCCTTTTTGGTAATCAAAGAAAAGATTCAATAACTGTAATTATTAATGAATTAAAAGACTATTTTTATAAATTTATAAATTAG
- a CDS encoding S41 family peptidase, with the protein MSKIKKSKLLAYALAISGASLLPGAVVSCACTNSNKKNSNDFKEVIISKHSFKNYNPEYTIREKSNLSAYKIKDDKSKTVYIEIDEFLNALDGLINLDSFSVEVNEKEKTKTYSSKTETGEILNTLTINWEKNTIHTTNTSFFYEILKPQELTDGDQFLEVNYESRNLDNEGVTFDLGKYDMDIAFNNKKVLVPFAVFNTLFLSQTFNNTYFNGLTFTNLEAGFDSWGVLEDEERERIRGNEEKRNGEITVEERQANFNHLAFTMDNFYGLKHYKQMQSFESYISKEDKEKLLSTNPDDFNEAYVNIFHKQLNELHTNLNSFSYHEQEWHRTIGERLVAPRDYGQYRIDFEKNERKLISAFEKKFNKKVSQFGPDDFIRYHGNTAFVTLLEFQDGTKEEIESDEAWQYDTYFLMRHLMSELKKKPEIKHVVLDLAINGGGSVYSMIRTLGFMTDKEILNREFDILNRRADLSKSKVDTDGDGNYDNDAYTQYNWNLLVGLNTFSAANQLASIVKEMGIAKIIGKKTGGGMSAIMPISLMDGTTITISSPNNAVHGEDNREIESGITPDIELEYEDFYNDEKINEILDKAYPAATE; encoded by the coding sequence ATGAGTAAAATTAAAAAATCAAAATTACTAGCATATGCTTTAGCAATTTCAGGAGCTTCATTACTTCCTGGTGCAGTTGTGTCGTGTGCATGTACAAATTCAAATAAAAAAAATAGTAATGATTTTAAAGAAGTTATTATTTCAAAGCATTCATTCAAAAATTACAATCCAGAATATACCATTAGAGAAAAAAGTAATTTATCAGCATATAAAATAAAAGATGATAAATCAAAAACAGTTTATATTGAAATTGATGAATTTTTAAATGCTTTAGATGGTTTGATAAATTTAGATTCATTTAGTGTTGAAGTAAATGAAAAAGAAAAAACTAAAACATATTCTTCAAAAACAGAAACGGGAGAAATCTTAAATACTTTAACAATAAATTGAGAGAAAAACACAATTCATACAACAAATACGTCATTTTTCTATGAAATTTTAAAACCTCAGGAACTAACTGATGGTGATCAATTCCTAGAAGTTAATTATGAAAGTAGAAACTTAGATAACGAAGGAGTTACTTTTGATCTAGGCAAGTACGATATGGACATTGCTTTTAATAATAAAAAAGTATTAGTTCCATTTGCTGTATTCAATACATTATTTTTAAGTCAAACATTTAATAATACATATTTCAATGGTTTAACATTTACAAACCTTGAAGCTGGCTTTGATTCTTGAGGAGTTCTTGAAGATGAAGAAAGAGAAAGAATTAGAGGAAACGAAGAAAAAAGAAATGGCGAAATCACAGTAGAAGAACGTCAAGCAAACTTTAACCATTTAGCATTTACAATGGATAATTTTTATGGCTTAAAACACTATAAACAAATGCAATCGTTTGAATCATATATTTCAAAAGAAGATAAAGAAAAATTATTATCTACAAACCCAGATGATTTTAATGAAGCATACGTTAATATCTTCCACAAACAATTAAATGAATTACACACAAATTTAAATTCATTTTCATATCACGAACAAGAATGACATAGAACTATAGGTGAAAGATTAGTTGCCCCAAGAGATTATGGACAATACCGTATTGATTTTGAAAAAAATGAAAGAAAATTAATTAGTGCATTTGAAAAGAAATTCAATAAAAAAGTTTCACAATTTGGACCAGATGACTTTATAAGATATCACGGCAATACAGCTTTTGTAACATTGCTTGAATTCCAAGATGGAACAAAAGAAGAAATCGAAAGTGATGAAGCATGACAATACGACACATACTTCTTGATGCGTCATTTAATGAGTGAACTTAAGAAAAAACCAGAAATTAAACATGTTGTATTGGATCTTGCAATAAATGGTGGTGGATCAGTTTATTCAATGATTAGAACATTAGGTTTTATGACTGATAAAGAAATTTTAAACCGTGAATTTGATATTCTAAATAGAAGAGCTGATTTAAGTAAATCAAAAGTTGATACTGATGGTGATGGCAATTATGATAATGATGCATATACACAATATAACTGAAATCTACTTGTTGGTTTAAATACATTTAGTGCTGCTAACCAACTTGCAAGTATTGTAAAAGAAATGGGAATTGCAAAAATCATTGGTAAAAAAACAGGTGGCGGTATGTCAGCTATAATGCCTATTTCTTTAATGGATGGAACTACAATAACAATCAGCTCTCCAAATAATGCCGTTCATGGCGAAGACAATAGAGAAATCGAAAGTGGTATTACACCTGATATTGAATTAGAATATGAAGATTTCTACAACGATGAAAAAATCAATGAAATTTTAGATAAAGCATATCCTGCTGCAACTGAATAA
- the infC gene encoding translation initiation factor IF-3 — MQKNNSNFANNQSKKPKSEHVVNNDIPYKKVFVLGPENEKIGVLTKEEAIDKASEYKMDLVLISIENNKPITRIIDYGKFKYDKKKKQKAVKEKQSVTINREIRLTPLIGQHDLETKARKAREFILDGNRVKVSVKFRGRERSRTELGEDILNKFYILVEDIAKVSKEATLVNERFLDMYIEKDKKKVEALNKKNNEPSQEQGE, encoded by the coding sequence ATACAAAAAAATAACTCAAACTTTGCAAACAATCAAAGTAAAAAACCAAAATCAGAACACGTAGTTAATAATGATATACCTTACAAAAAAGTTTTTGTCCTAGGTCCAGAAAATGAAAAAATAGGTGTTTTAACAAAAGAAGAAGCAATTGATAAAGCATCAGAATACAAAATGGATTTAGTTCTTATCTCAATTGAAAATAATAAGCCAATTACTAGAATAATTGATTATGGTAAATTCAAATACGATAAGAAAAAGAAACAAAAAGCTGTTAAGGAAAAACAATCTGTAACAATTAACCGTGAAATAAGATTGACCCCATTAATTGGTCAACACGATCTTGAAACAAAAGCTAGAAAAGCTAGAGAATTTATCTTAGATGGTAACCGTGTTAAGGTATCTGTTAAATTTAGAGGTAGAGAACGTAGTAGAACAGAATTGGGTGAAGATATCTTAAATAAGTTTTATATTTTAGTAGAAGATATTGCAAAGGTTTCAAAGGAAGCAACTTTAGTAAATGAACGTTTCTTGGATATGTACATCGAAAAAGACAAGAAGAAAGTTGAAGCCTTAAATAAGAAAAATAACGAACCTTCACAAGAACAAGGAGAATAA
- the rpmI gene encoding 50S ribosomal protein L35, which yields MPKMKTKSGLKKRIKITATGKVKRGNAYRSHLAQNKTTKQKRQSRKSSTLSASDFKRYKELI from the coding sequence ATGCCAAAAATGAAAACCAAAAGCGGTTTGAAAAAAAGAATCAAAATAACTGCAACAGGTAAAGTTAAACGTGGAAATGCATACCGTTCACATTTAGCTCAAAACAAAACAACAAAACAAAAACGTCAATCTCGTAAATCATCAACTCTATCAGCATCTGATTTCAAGAGATACAAAGAATTAATTTAA
- the rplT gene encoding 50S ribosomal protein L20 — protein sequence MRTRGGVVTRRRRAKWLKLAKGYWGHKSIGYKVAKQAVVKSWTYAFRDRKQVKREFRKLWIARINAASRINGITYSRLIEGLKQANININRKMLSELAINYPQSFASIVETAKKALSSK from the coding sequence ATGCGTACAAGAGGCGGAGTAGTTACAAGAAGAAGACGTGCAAAATGATTAAAACTTGCTAAAGGTTACTGAGGACACAAGTCAATCGGTTATAAGGTTGCAAAACAAGCTGTTGTTAAATCATGAACATACGCTTTTAGAGACAGAAAACAAGTTAAACGTGAATTTAGAAAACTATGAATAGCACGTATTAATGCAGCTTCAAGAATTAATGGTATTACATACTCAAGATTAATTGAAGGATTAAAACAAGCAAATATTAATATTAATAGAAAAATGCTTTCAGAACTAGCAATTAACTATCCACAATCATTTGCTTCAATAGTTGAAACAGCTAAAAAAGCTTTATCATCAAAATAA
- a CDS encoding DUF2179 domain-containing protein, with translation MRIQRTKRDKKTIELARIELSKNNQLKSEEFIALKKENKKRKQKKLPSNAPYDLNPYGATFFNVWKKFPKKMLMVFISAILYNVAIATFLAKAATVATGVSALVQALTFTVSATSPYFAYIYFGFNLPLIIIFWRKNSRLFMILTTYWLLWQVAFQSILLIGPVGHSFDKVSIYYINWLSPNGGNYQNSLRSLIPWEVYGTYSNSYRNLFEWSRPEFIDGIYYFKNNALEVAVSKELGYIKYITEVQFEQLMKFKDMISRGFANPTWPIIVYAVIGAGMAGVAGGIAWKNSASTAGGDFIVYYVSRVKQKSVGHISTIVALIFGAFSITTITIVELLGVSPDRPFNAAGLLLRVLCSISYVFIYISFIELIFPKYRKIRLEIYTKTPEKIIERFKLIRYWHGYNIDKLISGYTDTETVRIETFALYLEQNLIKNEILLADPNAWITVTKVHNIIGKFDTSKVES, from the coding sequence ATGAGAATCCAAAGAACAAAAAGAGATAAAAAAACAATTGAATTAGCAAGAATTGAACTATCAAAAAATAACCAATTAAAATCTGAGGAATTCATTGCATTAAAAAAAGAAAACAAAAAAAGAAAACAGAAGAAATTACCTTCAAACGCACCTTATGACTTAAATCCTTACGGTGCTACATTTTTTAATGTTTGAAAAAAATTTCCTAAAAAAATGCTAATGGTTTTTATTTCAGCAATTTTATACAATGTTGCAATTGCTACTTTCTTAGCTAAGGCCGCTACTGTTGCAACAGGAGTTTCAGCATTAGTTCAAGCATTAACATTTACAGTATCTGCAACCTCCCCATATTTTGCTTACATATATTTTGGCTTTAATTTACCATTAATAATTATTTTTTGAAGGAAAAATTCGCGCCTCTTTATGATATTAACCACATATTGGCTATTATGACAAGTGGCCTTCCAATCTATTTTATTAATTGGCCCAGTGGGTCACTCGTTTGATAAGGTTTCAATATACTATATAAACTGATTGTCACCAAATGGAGGAAATTATCAAAATAGTCTTAGATCTTTAATTCCGTGAGAAGTATATGGGACATATAGCAATTCATATCGTAATTTGTTTGAATGATCAAGACCTGAATTTATAGACGGAATTTATTACTTTAAAAATAATGCATTAGAAGTCGCTGTGTCTAAAGAGCTTGGTTATATTAAATATATAACTGAAGTTCAATTTGAGCAACTTATGAAATTTAAAGATATGATTAGTCGAGGTTTCGCAAACCCAACATGACCTATAATTGTTTATGCAGTTATTGGTGCTGGAATGGCTGGAGTAGCAGGTGGTATAGCTTGAAAAAATTCAGCTTCAACAGCCGGCGGAGATTTTATAGTTTATTATGTATCAAGAGTAAAACAAAAAAGCGTTGGCCACATTTCAACTATAGTTGCCTTAATATTTGGCGCTTTTTCGATCACAACAATAACAATAGTTGAATTACTTGGAGTTTCACCTGATAGACCATTTAACGCCGCTGGATTATTATTAAGAGTTTTATGTTCAATTTCATATGTATTTATTTACATTTCATTTATAGAGTTAATATTCCCTAAATATCGTAAGATTAGACTTGAAATCTATACCAAAACTCCTGAGAAGATTATTGAAAGATTCAAACTTATTAGATATTGACATGGTTATAATATTGATAAATTGATTTCAGGATATACAGATACCGAAACTGTTAGAATAGAAACATTTGCACTTTATTTAGAACAAAATTTAATAAAAAATGAAATTCTTTTAGCCGATCCTAATGCATGAATAACAGTTACAAAGGTTCATAATATAATTGGTAAATTTGATACCTCAAAAGTAGAATCATAA
- a CDS encoding Eco57I restriction-modification methylase domain-containing protein translates to MAHKNSIIDSYFNNKIQADIIIGNPPYVDFKNIGEEIKKRNTIIT, encoded by the coding sequence ATTGCTCACAAAAATTCAATAATTGATTCATATTTTAATAATAAAATTCAAGCAGACATAATAATAGGTAATCCTCCATATGTTGATTTCAAAAATATTGGTGAAGAAATAAAAAAAAGAAACACAATTATTACATAA
- a CDS encoding Eco57I restriction-modification methylase domain-containing protein: MYMFFVEKALKDLKENGELIFIVPNSLLTNTSNKNIIKNIFDNYSITYWELIPENVWENASVSTAIIKIVKCKNHPEKLKYYFNNGKIFFGSKIKWDQKIEVKVGGASRFNFLLQPGKSEFVFSETERTGKTKFINYEPEKCIRPVPKSPSNFHSNFCKC, encoded by the coding sequence TTGTATATGTTTTTTGTTGAAAAAGCATTAAAAGATCTAAAAGAAAATGGAGAACTTATTTTTATTGTACCTAATTCATTATTGACAAATACAAGTAATAAAAATATAATTAAAAATATATTTGATAACTATTCAATAACATATTGAGAATTAATTCCTGAAAACGTTTGAGAAAATGCATCAGTCTCAACTGCTATTATAAAAATTGTAAAATGCAAAAACCATCCAGAAAAATTAAAATATTATTTCAATAATGGAAAAATTTTTTTTGGTTCAAAAATAAAGTGAGATCAAAAAATTGAAGTAAAAGTAGGTGGAGCTTCAAGGTTTAATTTTTTACTCCAGCCCGGTAAAAGTGAGTTTGTTTTTTCAGAAACTGAAAGAACTGGAAAAACAAAATTTATAAATTATGAGCCTGAAAAATGCATTCGACCTGTTCCAAAATCTCCATCAAATTTTCATTCAAATTTTTGTAAATGCTAA
- a CDS encoding RpiB/LacA/LacB family sugar-phosphate isomerase → MNKTKVKITSDHAGHEGKIELAKRLQEEGYEVELFGSKNSVESISYAEVGAEFAKEVKKDLNNDNTKFVAFCGSGIGISMALNRFKNIRCARVTNEEEARLSKAHNNSNILCMGGRLLDPSQVQNMFHTWENTEFEGGRHIARINRLDEIGQDE, encoded by the coding sequence ATGAATAAAACAAAAGTTAAAATAACAAGTGACCATGCTGGACACGAAGGAAAAATTGAGCTAGCAAAAAGATTACAAGAAGAAGGATATGAGGTAGAGCTTTTTGGATCAAAAAATTCTGTTGAATCAATTTCATATGCTGAAGTTGGAGCTGAATTTGCTAAAGAAGTTAAAAAAGATTTAAACAATGATAATACAAAATTTGTTGCCTTTTGTGGTTCAGGCATTGGAATTTCAATGGCTTTAAATAGATTCAAAAATATAAGATGTGCTAGAGTTACAAACGAAGAAGAAGCAAGACTATCAAAGGCTCATAATAATTCAAACATTCTATGTATGGGTGGAAGATTATTAGATCCTTCACAAGTTCAAAATATGTTCCATACATGAGAAAATACGGAATTTGAAGGTGGAAGACATATAGCACGTATTAATAGATTAGATGAAATCGGGCAAGATGAGTAG
- a CDS encoding Sua5/YciO/YrdC/YwlC family protein gives MTNKYNKLFISTTDTILGIGGPVDNNTENLIYEIKGRDRNKKIIILVSSIKQARKFPQWNQEAEKLAKKYWPGAVTLVVNDQGFRMPNQKLFLEYLEKNGPVYMSSCNLSNAPVCKTIENAKIIFPEITNIYNFGTMSQQPSKIIRVEDGEILRS, from the coding sequence ATGACTAACAAATATAATAAACTATTTATTTCAACAACAGATACTATTCTAGGAATCGGCGGTCCAGTTGATAATAATACCGAAAACTTAATATATGAAATTAAGGGAAGAGACAGAAATAAAAAAATTATCATTTTAGTTTCTTCAATTAAACAAGCAAGAAAATTCCCACAATGGAATCAAGAAGCAGAAAAATTGGCTAAAAAATATTGACCAGGAGCAGTAACTCTAGTTGTAAATGATCAAGGATTTAGAATGCCCAACCAAAAATTATTTTTAGAATATTTGGAAAAAAACGGACCTGTTTATATGTCTAGTTGTAATTTATCTAATGCACCTGTTTGCAAAACAATAGAAAATGCTAAAATTATATTTCCTGAAATTACAAACATATATAATTTTGGTACAATGTCTCAACAACCAAGTAAGATCATAAGAGTTGAAGACGGTGAAATATTAAGGAGTTAA
- the mutM gene encoding DNA-formamidopyrimidine glycosylase, producing the protein MPELPEVRVVVKNLNENILNKKIKYIEVVKEKIFKEKPINEFRKSLENATIKSIENKGKHIVFIFDNDYVLISHLRMEGKYKYYSNKTENHKHLMTKFIFTDDTELHYLDSRMFGTFHLRTIQNYDSILPLSKLGNEPQDVDLDELFKKLQKSTTSIKTKLLDQTYVLGLGNIYVDEALFASKVHPLSNSNKIPKNKLKEILDNSFKIMEKSYLHGGSTIHTYESFNNKSGNYQDYLLIHNDKIKTCLVCKNKTSKIKVNGRGTYLCNKCQVVY; encoded by the coding sequence ATGCCTGAATTACCAGAAGTAAGAGTTGTTGTTAAAAATTTAAATGAGAATATTCTAAATAAAAAAATTAAATATATTGAAGTGGTAAAAGAAAAAATATTCAAAGAAAAACCAATCAATGAATTTAGAAAATCTTTGGAAAACGCAACAATTAAAAGTATTGAAAATAAAGGAAAACACATTGTTTTCATATTTGATAATGATTACGTTTTAATTTCACATTTAAGAATGGAAGGTAAGTACAAATATTATTCTAATAAAACAGAAAATCATAAACATTTAATGACTAAATTTATATTTACTGATGACACAGAATTACACTATTTGGATAGTAGAATGTTTGGTACTTTTCATTTAAGAACAATACAAAATTATGATTCAATATTACCCTTATCTAAATTAGGAAATGAACCTCAAGATGTTGACTTGGATGAATTATTTAAAAAACTTCAAAAATCAACAACTTCAATTAAAACAAAATTACTGGATCAAACCTATGTTTTAGGACTTGGAAATATTTATGTTGATGAAGCTTTGTTTGCTTCGAAAGTTCATCCTTTGAGTAATTCAAATAAAATACCAAAAAATAAACTTAAAGAAATTCTAGATAATTCATTTAAGATAATGGAAAAAAGTTATTTACATGGTGGATCAACAATTCATACATATGAAAGCTTTAATAATAAAAGTGGCAATTATCAAGATTATTTATTAATTCATAATGATAAAATAAAAACATGTTTGGTATGTAAAAACAAAACATCTAAGATTAAAGTAAATGGCCGTGGTACTTATTTATGTAATAAATGTCAGGTGGTTTATTAG
- a CDS encoding Smr/MutS family protein has translation MSFNSFTIDLHGQTTDEATATILNALFSFEQDEYLEYFDIITGNGTGALKFVAENLLIEEKYSFSYLNNNHSVIRVYKKWY, from the coding sequence ATGTCTTTTAATTCATTTACCATTGATTTACATGGACAAACTACTGACGAAGCAACTGCAACTATTTTAAATGCTTTATTCAGTTTTGAACAGGATGAATATTTAGAATATTTTGACATTATCACTGGCAATGGTACTGGTGCTTTGAAGTTTGTGGCCGAAAATTTATTAATTGAAGAAAAATATTCTTTTTCATATTTAAATAACAACCACAGTGTTATTAGAGTTTATAAGAAATGATATTAA